In Fusobacterium varium, the following are encoded in one genomic region:
- a CDS encoding YccF domain-containing protein yields the protein MSLLLNIIWLFLGGLVLAFEWLIAGIISIIFIITIPFSRGCFEMAGSCLMPFGKEVVLKTDLGEPPRPISAFFWIIFFGIWLAISHIIAGICQCVTIIGIPLGIQNFKLAQVAFNPYKYTLR from the coding sequence ATGAGCTTACTTTTAAACATTATTTGGTTATTTTTAGGTGGATTAGTTTTAGCTTTTGAATGGTTAATTGCTGGAATTATTAGTATTATTTTCATAATTACAATTCCTTTTTCAAGAGGATGTTTTGAAATGGCAGGATCTTGCTTAATGCCTTTTGGTAAAGAGGTAGTTTTAAAAACTGATCTTGGAGAGCCACCAAGACCTATTTCAGCTTTCTTCTGGATTATCTTTTTTGGAATTTGGTTGGCTATTTCACATATTATTGCTGGTATATGTCAATGTGTAACTATTATTGGAATTCCTTTGGGTATTCAGAATTTTAAACTTGCTCAAGTAGCATTTAATCCTTATAAATATACTTTAAGATAG
- a CDS encoding tRNA 2-thiocytidine(32) synthetase TtcA — protein MEKKENILSYIEGKNFSKTIWSPVGKAMHTYNMIEEGDRIAVGVSGGKDSLTTLNALVRIQKIANIDFEIIPIHIHPNIDRASFDSIKEYCEKLGLKLQVEHTNLNDMLFGEKEVKNPCFLCGRIRRGILYRMMKEQNINKLALGHHKDDIIETFLMNVFYQGNMKMMKPCYESEEYGVKVIRPLAFVEEKDIIRYVNKLELPVVKSDCPYEVSENSRRLRVKNLIKDLAKENKDVRSVVFNSIRDLLK, from the coding sequence ATGGAAAAAAAAGAGAATATTTTAAGCTATATAGAGGGAAAAAACTTCAGTAAAACTATTTGGAGCCCTGTTGGTAAAGCTATGCACACATACAATATGATTGAAGAGGGAGATAGAATTGCTGTAGGAGTTTCTGGTGGTAAAGATAGCCTTACTACTTTAAATGCCCTTGTTAGAATTCAAAAAATAGCAAATATAGATTTTGAAATTATCCCTATCCATATTCATCCAAATATAGATAGAGCTTCTTTTGACTCTATAAAAGAATATTGTGAAAAATTAGGTTTAAAACTTCAAGTGGAACATACTAATCTAAATGATATGCTCTTTGGAGAAAAAGAGGTAAAAAATCCCTGTTTCCTTTGTGGAAGAATAAGAAGAGGAATTTTATACAGAATGATGAAGGAGCAAAATATCAACAAACTTGCTCTTGGACATCATAAAGATGATATTATTGAAACTTTCTTAATGAATGTTTTCTATCAAGGAAATATGAAGATGATGAAACCTTGTTATGAATCTGAAGAGTATGGAGTTAAAGTTATACGTCCATTAGCTTTTGTTGAGGAGAAAGATATTATTAGATATGTTAATAAATTGGAACTACCAGTTGTAAAATCTGATTGTCCCTATGAAGTTAGTGAAAATTCTAGAAGATTAAGGGTTAAAAACTTAATCAAAGATTTAGCTAAAGAAAATAAAGATGTCAGAAGTGTTGTTTTTAATAGTATTCGTGATTTACTAAAATAA
- a CDS encoding tRNA 2-thiocytidine biosynthesis protein TtcA: protein MKKGEIALESLRTTYRKKIWTKFVKAVKDFNLIEDGDRIAVGVSGGKDSLLLCKLFQEMKRDRSKNFEVAFISMNPGFQAMDMAQFKANLEELDIPCEVFEANVWEIAFKEDPEKPCFLCAKMRRGVLYNKVEELGYNKLALGHHFDDVVETTLINMFYAGTVKTMIPKVKSTSGKMELIRPMVYIKEKDIIAFTQKNEIMAMGCGCPVESGKVDSKRREIKNLLKTMELTNPNIKQSIFNSMKNINLDYILGYTRGNKSDNKVEE, encoded by the coding sequence ATGAAAAAAGGAGAAATAGCATTAGAAAGTTTAAGAACAACATATAGAAAAAAAATATGGACTAAATTTGTAAAAGCTGTTAAAGATTTTAATTTAATAGAGGATGGAGATAGAATTGCTGTGGGAGTTTCTGGAGGTAAAGATAGTTTACTTCTGTGTAAACTTTTTCAAGAGATGAAAAGAGATAGAAGTAAAAATTTTGAAGTTGCATTTATCTCAATGAATCCAGGGTTTCAAGCTATGGATATGGCTCAATTTAAAGCTAACTTAGAAGAGTTAGATATCCCTTGTGAAGTTTTTGAGGCAAATGTATGGGAGATAGCTTTTAAAGAGGATCCAGAAAAACCTTGTTTCCTTTGTGCTAAAATGAGAAGAGGAGTTCTATATAATAAGGTTGAAGAGTTAGGATATAATAAACTTGCTCTTGGACACCACTTTGATGATGTAGTTGAAACAACTCTGATTAATATGTTTTATGCAGGAACTGTTAAAACTATGATACCTAAAGTAAAATCTACAAGTGGAAAAATGGAATTGATTAGACCTATGGTATATATTAAAGAGAAGGATATTATCGCTTTTACTCAAAAAAATGAGATAATGGCTATGGGATGTGGTTGCCCTGTAGAATCTGGGAAGGTAGACTCTAAAAGAAGAGAGATTAAAAATCTTTTAAAAACTATGGAATTAACTAACCCTAATATTAAACAAAGTATATTTAATTCTATGAAAAATATAAATCTTGACTATATTTTAGGATATACTAGGGGAAATAAAAGCGATAATAAAGTTGAGGAATAA